Proteins found in one Passer domesticus isolate bPasDom1 chromosome 16, bPasDom1.hap1, whole genome shotgun sequence genomic segment:
- the LOC135281901 gene encoding tyrosine-protein phosphatase non-receptor type substrate 1-like isoform X1 translates to MEPHPRDPGRTAWALPCLLLLALPGVDAQADQGFTLQQPQAKVTVAAGETLTLNCTTSPIAGPGPVKWLKGWGQGNKTVYDQNDKDPLFRVTRAVDGSDTDFTIHIRNVQPEDMGTYYCVKFVKGDSGDDEVFRHGNGTEVSVQAKPSPPLVSGPEQRARPGQSVPFTCTSGGFFPEEIGVKWFKNKNPMAVQSPQVTEWRRKTYNMSSTAMVTLQKEDALSELICEVQHSTLPGPLRGSYQLSRVLRVPPSVEVRAEPSPAELNKTVTFTCLVKEFYPANLSVSWLENGIEIKVQNVSRTRKLPQGLFELRSQVEVQATEERNGSTITCTVVHDGQAPANYSASLWISNPAPGGLIDGFQMYKENMLIYIVVGVVCTVLALLVAAILYLIRTKQIKAGKNSPSARLHEPEKSSEATTQESDPNNLTYADLNFDKERKSIRRMVEMSQQSEYACIQTNQAPNQAPNGDDNLTYADLDMVHLSKAPKRPAPRPEEAGSEYASVQITRK, encoded by the exons ATGGAGCCGCATCCCCGGGATCCCGGCCGCACCGCCTGGGCATTgccgtgcctgctgctgctcgcCCTGCCCG GTGTGGATGCCCAGGCGGATCAGGGCTTCactctgcagcagccccaggccaAGGTGACGGTGGCAGCGGGGGAGACGCTCACCCTGAACTGCACCACGTCTCCAATTGCTGGACCAGGCCCTGTGAAGTGGCTgaagggctggggacaagggaacAAGACTGTCTATGACCAGAATGACAAGGATCCCTTGTTCCGTGTGACGAGAGCAGTGGATGGGTCTGACACAGACTTCACCATCCACATCAGGAACGTTCAGCCTGAGGACATGGGCACCTACTACTGTGTGAAGTTTGTCAAGGGGGACTCTGGTGATGATGAGGTGTTTCGGCATGGCAATGGCACCGAGGTGTCTGTGCAAG CCAAACCCAGCCCCCCGCTGGTGTCTGGGCCTGAGCAGAGAGCGAGGCCGGGGCAGTCGGTGCCTTTCACCTGCACGAGCGGAGGGTTCTTTCCTGAAGAGATTGGGGTGAAATGGTTCAAGAACAAGAACCCCATGGCGGTTCAGTCACCCCAGGTCACCGAATGGAGGAGGAAAACCTACAACATGTCCAGCACAGCGATGGTGACCCTGCAGAAGGAGGATGCCCTCTCTGAGCTCATCTGTGAGGTGCAGCACTCCACGCTGCCGGGCCCACTGCGAGGCAGCTACCAGCTCAGCAGAGTCCTGCGAG ttccccccagcGTCGAAGTGCGCGCCGAGCCGAGCCCCGCTGAGCTGAACAAGACCGTGACCTTCACCTGCCTCGTGAAGGAGTTTTACCCAGCTAACCTGTCTGTTTCCTGGCTGGAGAATGGGATTGAGATAAAGGTGCAGAACGTCTCCCGGACACGGAAGCTGCCCCAGGGCTTGTTTGAGCTGAGAAGCCAGGTGGAGGTGCAAGCGACGGAGGAGAGAAACGGCTCCACGATCACCTGCACGGTGGTGCACGACGGCCAGGCCCCTGCCAACTACTCAGCCTCCCTGTGGATCTCCAACCCGGCCCCAGGGGGATTGATCGATGGGTTCCAGATGTATAAGG AAAATATGCTCATCTACATCGTGGTGGGTGTTGTCTGCAccgtgctggccctgctggtggCTGCGATTCTGTACCTGATCCGGACCAAGCAGATCAAGG cAGGTAAAAACTCGCCATCTGCCAG GTTACATGAGCCAGAGAAGAGCAGCGAGGCCACGACCCAG GAATCCGACCCAAACAACCTGACCTACGCGGACCTGAACTTCGACAAGGAGAGGAAGAGCATCCGGCGGATGGTGGAGATGAGCCAGCAGTCGGAGTACGCCTGCATCCAGACCAACCAGGCGCCCAACCAGGCGCCCAACGGCGACGACAACCTCACCTACGCCGACCTGGACATGGTGCACCTCAGCAAGGCGCCCAAGcggccggccccgcgccccgaGGAGGCTGGCTCCGAGTATGCCAGCGTCCAGATCACCAGGAAGTGA
- the LOC135281901 gene encoding tyrosine-protein phosphatase non-receptor type substrate 1-like isoform X2, with protein MEPHPRDPGRTAWALPCLLLLALPGVDAQADQGFTLQQPQAKVTVAAGETLTLNCTTSPIAGPGPVKWLKGWGQGNKTVYDQNDKDPLFRVTRAVDGSDTDFTIHIRNVQPEDMGTYYCVKFVKGDSGDDEVFRHGNGTEVSVQAKPSPPLVSGPEQRARPGQSVPFTCTSGGFFPEEIGVKWFKNKNPMAVQSPQVTEWRRKTYNMSSTAMVTLQKEDALSELICEVQHSTLPGPLRGSYQLSRVLRVPPSVEVRAEPSPAELNKTVTFTCLVKEFYPANLSVSWLENGIEIKVQNVSRTRKLPQGLFELRSQVEVQATEERNGSTITCTVVHDGQAPANYSASLWISNPAPGGLIDGFQMYKENMLIYIVVGVVCTVLALLVAAILYLIRTKQIKGKNSPSARLHEPEKSSEATTQESDPNNLTYADLNFDKERKSIRRMVEMSQQSEYACIQTNQAPNQAPNGDDNLTYADLDMVHLSKAPKRPAPRPEEAGSEYASVQITRK; from the exons ATGGAGCCGCATCCCCGGGATCCCGGCCGCACCGCCTGGGCATTgccgtgcctgctgctgctcgcCCTGCCCG GTGTGGATGCCCAGGCGGATCAGGGCTTCactctgcagcagccccaggccaAGGTGACGGTGGCAGCGGGGGAGACGCTCACCCTGAACTGCACCACGTCTCCAATTGCTGGACCAGGCCCTGTGAAGTGGCTgaagggctggggacaagggaacAAGACTGTCTATGACCAGAATGACAAGGATCCCTTGTTCCGTGTGACGAGAGCAGTGGATGGGTCTGACACAGACTTCACCATCCACATCAGGAACGTTCAGCCTGAGGACATGGGCACCTACTACTGTGTGAAGTTTGTCAAGGGGGACTCTGGTGATGATGAGGTGTTTCGGCATGGCAATGGCACCGAGGTGTCTGTGCAAG CCAAACCCAGCCCCCCGCTGGTGTCTGGGCCTGAGCAGAGAGCGAGGCCGGGGCAGTCGGTGCCTTTCACCTGCACGAGCGGAGGGTTCTTTCCTGAAGAGATTGGGGTGAAATGGTTCAAGAACAAGAACCCCATGGCGGTTCAGTCACCCCAGGTCACCGAATGGAGGAGGAAAACCTACAACATGTCCAGCACAGCGATGGTGACCCTGCAGAAGGAGGATGCCCTCTCTGAGCTCATCTGTGAGGTGCAGCACTCCACGCTGCCGGGCCCACTGCGAGGCAGCTACCAGCTCAGCAGAGTCCTGCGAG ttccccccagcGTCGAAGTGCGCGCCGAGCCGAGCCCCGCTGAGCTGAACAAGACCGTGACCTTCACCTGCCTCGTGAAGGAGTTTTACCCAGCTAACCTGTCTGTTTCCTGGCTGGAGAATGGGATTGAGATAAAGGTGCAGAACGTCTCCCGGACACGGAAGCTGCCCCAGGGCTTGTTTGAGCTGAGAAGCCAGGTGGAGGTGCAAGCGACGGAGGAGAGAAACGGCTCCACGATCACCTGCACGGTGGTGCACGACGGCCAGGCCCCTGCCAACTACTCAGCCTCCCTGTGGATCTCCAACCCGGCCCCAGGGGGATTGATCGATGGGTTCCAGATGTATAAGG AAAATATGCTCATCTACATCGTGGTGGGTGTTGTCTGCAccgtgctggccctgctggtggCTGCGATTCTGTACCTGATCCGGACCAAGCAGATCAAGG GTAAAAACTCGCCATCTGCCAG GTTACATGAGCCAGAGAAGAGCAGCGAGGCCACGACCCAG GAATCCGACCCAAACAACCTGACCTACGCGGACCTGAACTTCGACAAGGAGAGGAAGAGCATCCGGCGGATGGTGGAGATGAGCCAGCAGTCGGAGTACGCCTGCATCCAGACCAACCAGGCGCCCAACCAGGCGCCCAACGGCGACGACAACCTCACCTACGCCGACCTGGACATGGTGCACCTCAGCAAGGCGCCCAAGcggccggccccgcgccccgaGGAGGCTGGCTCCGAGTATGCCAGCGTCCAGATCACCAGGAAGTGA
- the PDYN gene encoding proenkephalin-B isoform X2, protein MARGALALALCLSLSAVASADCVTQCSLCAAQARGAESGVQPLGSLSPGPEWEMCRKALALLAPLVALAEGTDPSPQEAEEDEAQPEQALGPAELPPAPAKRYGGFMKMMSKARLLSLLRENAHGKGGLSKKSGAFSRKAGERAAPEDYPGPAADGDEEPTGAGAEAPGPAQLHKRYGGFLRRIRPKLKWDNQKRYGPFLRRQFKVTARSDEDPSAYSGEVSDL, encoded by the exons ATGGCACGgggggcactggcactggcactctgcctgtccctgtctgCGGTGGCATCTGCCGACTGTGTCACGCAGTGCTCCCTCTGCGCAGCCCAGGCCCGCGGTGCCGAGAGCGGCGTCCAGCCCCTG GGCTCCTTGTCGCCCGGCCCCGAGTGGGAGATGTGCAGgaaggcgctggcgctgctggcccCGCTGGTGGCCCTGGCCGAGGGGACAGACCCGTCGCCACAGGAGGCGGAGGAGGATGAGGCGCAGCCGGAGCAGGCTCTGGGCCCCGCAGAGCTGCCGCCGGCGCCGGCCAAGCGCTACGGCGGCTTCATGAAGATGATGTCCAAGGCgaggctgctgtccctgctccgcGAGAACGCCCACGGCAAGGGCGGCCTCAGCAAGAAGTCCGGGGCCTTCAGCCGCAAGGCGGGCGAGCGAGCGGCCCCCGAGGACTACCCGGGGCCGGCAGCGGACGGGGACGAAGAGCCCACGGGGGCCGGGGCCGAGGCGCCGGGGCCGGCGCAGCTGCACAAGCGCTACGGGGGCTTCCTGCGCCGCATCCGGCCCAAGCTCAAGTGGGACAATCAGAAGCGCTACGGGCCCTTCCTGCGGCGGCAGTTCAAGGTGACCGCCCGCTCGGACGAGGATCCCAGCGCCTACTCAGGGGAGGTGTCAGACCTATAG
- the PDYN gene encoding proenkephalin-B isoform X1, protein MARGALALALCLSLSAVASADCVTQCSLCAAQARGAESGVQPLMCLWECQGSLSPGPEWEMCRKALALLAPLVALAEGTDPSPQEAEEDEAQPEQALGPAELPPAPAKRYGGFMKMMSKARLLSLLRENAHGKGGLSKKSGAFSRKAGERAAPEDYPGPAADGDEEPTGAGAEAPGPAQLHKRYGGFLRRIRPKLKWDNQKRYGPFLRRQFKVTARSDEDPSAYSGEVSDL, encoded by the exons ATGGCACGgggggcactggcactggcactctgcctgtccctgtctgCGGTGGCATCTGCCGACTGTGTCACGCAGTGCTCCCTCTGCGCAGCCCAGGCCCGCGGTGCCGAGAGCGGCGTCCAGCCCCTG ATGTGCCTGTGGGAATGCCAGGGCTCCTTGTCGCCCGGCCCCGAGTGGGAGATGTGCAGgaaggcgctggcgctgctggcccCGCTGGTGGCCCTGGCCGAGGGGACAGACCCGTCGCCACAGGAGGCGGAGGAGGATGAGGCGCAGCCGGAGCAGGCTCTGGGCCCCGCAGAGCTGCCGCCGGCGCCGGCCAAGCGCTACGGCGGCTTCATGAAGATGATGTCCAAGGCgaggctgctgtccctgctccgcGAGAACGCCCACGGCAAGGGCGGCCTCAGCAAGAAGTCCGGGGCCTTCAGCCGCAAGGCGGGCGAGCGAGCGGCCCCCGAGGACTACCCGGGGCCGGCAGCGGACGGGGACGAAGAGCCCACGGGGGCCGGGGCCGAGGCGCCGGGGCCGGCGCAGCTGCACAAGCGCTACGGGGGCTTCCTGCGCCGCATCCGGCCCAAGCTCAAGTGGGACAATCAGAAGCGCTACGGGCCCTTCCTGCGGCGGCAGTTCAAGGTGACCGCCCGCTCGGACGAGGATCCCAGCGCCTACTCAGGGGAGGTGTCAGACCTATAG